In Apium graveolens cultivar Ventura chromosome 10, ASM990537v1, whole genome shotgun sequence, the following are encoded in one genomic region:
- the LOC141691036 gene encoding uncharacterized protein LOC141691036: MIRTSEGLTPHLAGRLWQQYVVDQFTAIEQYRLDWVSLHQTTIRVDLYISVRDALSKGDHDPMHVGKAVILPASFTGSQRYMSQYFKDSLAICRAIGHPSLFLTMTCNSKWPEIQEMLKLLPNVDHVDAPNIVSRVFKLKLDQLLYLIKKKNYFGKYIGVMHLSPESRPNFIEKVDQLVSAEIPDKNSDPIAYEAVKNYMIHGPCGKDLYTSPCMVKGNCMRHFPKRFNGNTYFDDCGFPVYRRHNTGGVINKKGTNLDNQYVVPYNRDLLLRFQCHINLEICNSSRSLKYIFKYCLKGYATATMLLKKKKSNKSGSEQTARSVKNLDEVKNFLDGRYVCASEASWRIFGFDIRHHSPSVERLPIHLLGQKYLNFQNSADLENVCNNATSKKSKLKAWFVANSEFPQARNFTYSDFPTQFTWIKKTVKWKLRQRGDVVGRLAEVHATTGELLYLRMLLLRCKGALYFSQLRTIDGTRYDTFKEACGAFGLLNNDKQWLDA; this comes from the exons ATGATACGCACTTCTGAAG GTTTAACGCCACACCTTGCTGGACGTTTGTGGCAACAATACGTTGTGGATCAGTTTACTGCCATTGAACAATATAGATTAGACTGGGTTTCATTGCATCAAACTACCATCCGTGTTGATTTGTATATATCTGTACGTGATGCTCTCAGTAAAGGAGACCATGATCCAATGCATGTTGGAAAAGCTGTTATACTTCCTGCTTCATTCACTGGATCCCAACGATACATGTCTCAATACTTTAAGGATTCATTGGCGATATGTCGTGCAATTGGtcatccatccttatttctcacCATGACTTGCAACTCAAAGTGGCCAGAGATACAAGAAATGCTTAAATTATTGCCCAATGTTGATCATGTTGATGCACCGAATATTGTTTCTCGCGTGTTTAAACTGAAGCTTGATCAGCTATTATATTTGATTAAAAAGAAGAACTACTTTGGAAAGTATATAGGAG TTATGCAT TTGAGCCCTGAAAGCAGACCTAATTTTATTGAAAAGGTTGACCAGTTGGTTTCTGCTGAAATACCAGATAAGAATTCTGATCCAATAGCATATGAAGCTGTTAAAAACTACATGATACATGGACCCTGTGGTAAAGACTTATACACATCTCCATGTATGGTGAAAGGAAATTGCATGCGTCATTTCCCAAAGAG GTTTAATGGTAATACCTATTTTGACGATTGTGGTTTTCCTGTTTATCGGAGGCATAACACTGGTGGAGTCATCAACAAAAAAGGGACCAACCTTGACAATCAATATGTAGTTCCATACAATCGAGATCTTTTGTTGCGGTTTCAGTGTCATATAAATCTGGAAATTTGCAACAGTTCTAGATCATTGAAATATATCTTCAAGTATTGTTTAAAGGGTTATGCCACTGCTACAATgttgttgaagaagaagaaaagtaACAAATCAGGGAGTGAACAAACTGCAAGATCCGTGAAGAATTTGGATGAGGTAAAGAACTTTCTTGATGGTAGATATGTTTGTGCATCTGAGGCATCATGGAGGATTTTTGGGTTTGACATTCGCCATCATTCCCCAAGTGTTGAACGCTTACCAATACATTTGCTCGGTCAGAAGTATTTGAATTTTCAGAATTCTGCAGATTTGGAGAATGTGTGCAATAACGCGACTTCCAAAAAAAGTAAACTAAAGGCTTGGTTTGTAGCTAACAGTGAATTTCCACAAGCTCGAAATTTTACGTATTCTGACTTTCCCACCCAGTTTACATGGATAAAGAAAACTGTTAAATGGAAGCTTAGACAAAGAGGTGATGTGGTTGGGAGGTTAGCAGAGGTTCATGCAACAACTGGTGAATTATTGTATCTTCGAATGCTGTTACTTAGATGTAAAGGTGCTTTATATTTCTCTCAGTTGCGCACTATTGATGGAACTAGATATGATACATTTAAGGAAGCATGTGGTGCTTTTGGTCTGTTGAATAATGACAAGCAATGGCTTGATGCTTAG